The following proteins come from a genomic window of Sorex araneus isolate mSorAra2 chromosome 1, mSorAra2.pri, whole genome shotgun sequence:
- the CHRNA2 gene encoding neuronal acetylcholine receptor subunit alpha-2 isoform X1 → MDPGCPAPPWLWWLLLVPIAPAQRAALPQAEDRLFKHLFSGYNRWARPVPNTSDVVIVRFGLSIAQLIDVDEKNQMMTTNVWLKQEWNDYKLRWNPADFGNITSLRVPSDMIWIPDIVLYNNADGEFAVTHMTKAHLFSTGTVHWAPPAIYKSSCSIDVTFFPFDQQNCKMKFGSWTYDKAKIDLEQMERTVDLMEYWESGEWAIVNATGTYNSKKYDCCTEVYPDVTYYFVIRRLPLFYTINLILPCLLISCLTVLVFYLPSDCGEKVTLCISVLLSLTVFLLLITEIIPSTSLVIPLIGEYLLFTMVFVTLSIIITVFVLNVHHRSPGTHQMPRWVQGVFLGWVPRWLLMSRPPPLGEPREPPDSKLSSSYCWLESNVDAEGSGEEEEEEEEEEEEEGTGGWVCARPPLPSLGVFYSHGGLPPVLPSSRGQESEFLLSARVQKVLESVHYIADHLRAEDADSSVKEDWKYVAMVIDRIFLWLFIIVCFLGTIGLFLPPFLAGMI, encoded by the exons ATGGACCCTGGCTGTCCTGCACCCCCCTGGCTGTGGTGGCTCCTTCTGGTCCCCATAG CGCCTGCGCAGCGGGCCGCCCTCCCCCAGGCGGAGGACCGCCTCTTCAAACACCTCTTCAGTGGCTACAACCGCTGGGCGCGGCCGGTGCCCAACACCTCGGACGTGGTGATCGTGCGCTTCGGCTTGTCCATAGCCCAGCTCATTGACGTG GATGAGAAGAACCAAATGATGACCACCAACGTCTGGCTCAAGCAG GAGTGGAACGACTACAAGTTGCGCTGGAACCCCGCGGACTTCGGCAACATCACCTCCCTCCGCGTCCCCTCTGACATGATCTGGATCCCCGACATCGTCCTCTACAACAA tgcAGATGGGGAGTTCGCAGTGACACACATGACCAAGGCTCACCTCTTCTCCACGGGCACCGTGCACTGGGCGCCGCCGGCCATCTACAAGAGCTCCTGCAGCATCGACGTCACCTTTTTCCCCTTCGACCAGCAGAACTGCAAGATGAAGTTCGGCTCGTGGACCTACGACAAGGCCAAGATCGACCTGGAGCAGATGGAGCGCACGGTGGACCTGATGGAGTACTGGGAGAGCGGCGAGTGGGCCATCGTCAACGCCACGGGCACTTACAACAGCAAGAAGTACGACTGCTGCACGGAGGTGTACCCCGACGTCACCTACTACTTCGTCATCCGCCGCCTGCCTCTCTTCTATACCATCAACCTCATCCTGCCCTGCCTGCTCATCTCCTGCCTCACCGTGCTGGTCTTCTACCTGCCGTCCGACTGCGGCGAGAAGGTCACGCTCTGCATCTCCGTGCTGCTCTCGCTCACCGTCTTCCTGCTGCTCATCACCGAGATCATCCCGTCCACGTCGCTCGTCATCCCGCTCATCGGCGAGTACCTGCTCTTCACCATGGTCTTCGTCACACTCtccatcatcatcactgtcttcGTGCTCAACGTGCACCACCGCTCCCCGGGAACCCACCAGATGCCCCGCTGGGTGCAGGGTGTCTTCCTGGGCTGGGTGCCCCGCTGGCTGCTGATGAgccggccccctcccctgggGGAGCCCCGGGAGCCCCCTGACTCGAAGCTCAGCTCCTCCTACTGCTGGCTGGAGAGCAACGTGGATGcggagggcagtggggaggaggaggaggaggaagaggaggaggaggaggaggagggcactGGCGGGTGGGTGTGTGCCCGGCCCCCACTCCCTTCCCTGGGGGTCTTCTACAGCCATGGCGGATTGCCTCCGGTGCTCCCGAGCTCTCGGGGGCAGGAGAGTGAGTTCTTGCTATCAGCCCGTGTGCAGAAGGTGCTGGAAAGTGTGCACTACATAGCGGATCACCTGCGGGCCGAGGACGCCGACTCGTCT gtGAAGGAAGACTGGAAGTACGTGGCCATGGTCATCGACAGGATATTCCTGTGGCTCTTCATCATCGTCTGCTTCCTGGGCACCATCggactcttcctccctcccttcttggCGGGAATGATCTGA
- the CHRNA2 gene encoding neuronal acetylcholine receptor subunit alpha-2 isoform X2, producing the protein MMTTNVWLKQEWNDYKLRWNPADFGNITSLRVPSDMIWIPDIVLYNNADGEFAVTHMTKAHLFSTGTVHWAPPAIYKSSCSIDVTFFPFDQQNCKMKFGSWTYDKAKIDLEQMERTVDLMEYWESGEWAIVNATGTYNSKKYDCCTEVYPDVTYYFVIRRLPLFYTINLILPCLLISCLTVLVFYLPSDCGEKVTLCISVLLSLTVFLLLITEIIPSTSLVIPLIGEYLLFTMVFVTLSIIITVFVLNVHHRSPGTHQMPRWVQGVFLGWVPRWLLMSRPPPLGEPREPPDSKLSSSYCWLESNVDAEGSGEEEEEEEEEEEEEGTGGWVCARPPLPSLGVFYSHGGLPPVLPSSRGQESEFLLSARVQKVLESVHYIADHLRAEDADSSVKEDWKYVAMVIDRIFLWLFIIVCFLGTIGLFLPPFLAGMI; encoded by the exons ATGATGACCACCAACGTCTGGCTCAAGCAG GAGTGGAACGACTACAAGTTGCGCTGGAACCCCGCGGACTTCGGCAACATCACCTCCCTCCGCGTCCCCTCTGACATGATCTGGATCCCCGACATCGTCCTCTACAACAA tgcAGATGGGGAGTTCGCAGTGACACACATGACCAAGGCTCACCTCTTCTCCACGGGCACCGTGCACTGGGCGCCGCCGGCCATCTACAAGAGCTCCTGCAGCATCGACGTCACCTTTTTCCCCTTCGACCAGCAGAACTGCAAGATGAAGTTCGGCTCGTGGACCTACGACAAGGCCAAGATCGACCTGGAGCAGATGGAGCGCACGGTGGACCTGATGGAGTACTGGGAGAGCGGCGAGTGGGCCATCGTCAACGCCACGGGCACTTACAACAGCAAGAAGTACGACTGCTGCACGGAGGTGTACCCCGACGTCACCTACTACTTCGTCATCCGCCGCCTGCCTCTCTTCTATACCATCAACCTCATCCTGCCCTGCCTGCTCATCTCCTGCCTCACCGTGCTGGTCTTCTACCTGCCGTCCGACTGCGGCGAGAAGGTCACGCTCTGCATCTCCGTGCTGCTCTCGCTCACCGTCTTCCTGCTGCTCATCACCGAGATCATCCCGTCCACGTCGCTCGTCATCCCGCTCATCGGCGAGTACCTGCTCTTCACCATGGTCTTCGTCACACTCtccatcatcatcactgtcttcGTGCTCAACGTGCACCACCGCTCCCCGGGAACCCACCAGATGCCCCGCTGGGTGCAGGGTGTCTTCCTGGGCTGGGTGCCCCGCTGGCTGCTGATGAgccggccccctcccctgggGGAGCCCCGGGAGCCCCCTGACTCGAAGCTCAGCTCCTCCTACTGCTGGCTGGAGAGCAACGTGGATGcggagggcagtggggaggaggaggaggaggaagaggaggaggaggaggaggagggcactGGCGGGTGGGTGTGTGCCCGGCCCCCACTCCCTTCCCTGGGGGTCTTCTACAGCCATGGCGGATTGCCTCCGGTGCTCCCGAGCTCTCGGGGGCAGGAGAGTGAGTTCTTGCTATCAGCCCGTGTGCAGAAGGTGCTGGAAAGTGTGCACTACATAGCGGATCACCTGCGGGCCGAGGACGCCGACTCGTCT gtGAAGGAAGACTGGAAGTACGTGGCCATGGTCATCGACAGGATATTCCTGTGGCTCTTCATCATCGTCTGCTTCCTGGGCACCATCggactcttcctccctcccttcttggCGGGAATGATCTGA
- the PTK2B gene encoding protein-tyrosine kinase 2-beta, translating to MSGVSEPLSRVKVGTLRRPEGPPEPVVVVPVDVEKEDVRILKVCFYSNSFNPGKNFKLVKCTVHTQIQEVITSILLSGRIGPNIQLAECYGLRLKHMKSDEIHWLHPYMTVGEAQDKYECLHVEAEWRYDLQIRYLPENFLESLKEDRTTLLYFYQQLRSDYMQRYASKVSEGMALQLGCLELRRFFKDMPHNALDKKSNFELLEKEVGLDLFFPKQMQENLKPKQFRKMIQQTFQQYASLREEECVMKFFNTLAGFASIDQETYRCELIQGWNITVDLVIGPKGIRQLTSPDAKPTCLAEFKQIKSIRSLPLEDNQALLQLTIEGAPQPLSIKTSSLAEAENMADLIDGYCRLQGDHLGPLIVHPRKDGEKRSSLPQIPLLNLEARRSQLSESCSIESDIYAEIPDETLRRSGGPQYGVSREDVVLNRILGEGFFGEVYEGVYTNHKGEKVHVAVKTCKKDCTQDNKEKFMSEAVIMKNLDHPHIVKLIGIIEEEPIWIVMELYAHGELGHYLERNKSSLKVLTLVLYSLQVCKAMAYLESINCVHRDIAVRNILVASPECVKLGDFGLSRYIEDEEYYKASVTRLPIKWMSPESINFRRFTTASDVWMFAVCMWEILSFGKQPFFWLENKDVIGVLEKGDRLPKPDLCPPILYTLMTRCWDYDPSERPRFTELVCSLSDIYQMEKDIAMEQERSARYRPPKILEPTAFQEPPPKPSRPKYRPPPPQTNLLAPKLQFQVPEGLCASSPTLTSPMEYPSPVNSLHTPPLHRHNVFKRHSMREEDFFRPSSREEAQQLWEAERLRLRQVLDTQQKQMAEDYRWLRQEERSLDPMVYMNDKSPLTPEKEAGYTEFTGPPQKPPRLGTQSIQPTANLDRTDDQVYLNVMELVRAVLELKDELAQLPPESYVPVVKNVGLTLRKLIGSVDSLLPALPPASRTEIEGTQKLLNKDLAELINKMRLAQQNAVTSLSAECKRQMLTASHTLAVDAKNLLDAVDQAKILANLAQPPPE from the exons gaGGTCATCACCTCCATCCTGCTGAGCGGGCGGATAGGCCCCAACATCCAGCTGGCCGAGTGCTACGGGCTGCGGCTCAAGCACATGAAGTCAGACGAGATCCACTGGCTGCACCCATACATGACAGTGGGCGAGGCACAGGACAAGTACGAGTGTCTGCACGTGGAAGCCGAGTGGAG GTATGACCTTCAGATCCGCTACCTGCCCGAGAACTTCCTGGAGAGCCTGAAGGAGGACCGGACCACGCTGCTCTACTTCTACCAGCAG CTCCGGAGCGACTACATGCAGCGCTACGCCAGCAAGGTGAGCGAGGGCATGGCCCTGCAGCTCGGCTGTCTGGAGCTCAG gcgGTTCTTCAAGGACATGCCCCACAATGCACTTGACAAAAAGTCCAACTTCGAACTGCTGGA GAAGGAAGTGGGGCTCGACCTGTTTTTCCCCAAACAGATGCAGGAGAACTTAAAG CCCAAGCAGTTCCGGAAGATGATCCAACAGACCTTCCAGCAGTACGCCTCACTGCGGGAGGAGGAGTGTGTCATGAAGTTCTTCAACACGCTGGCGGGCTTCGCCAGTATAGACCAGGAGACCTACCGCTGCGAGCTCATT CAAGGGTGGAACATCACGGTGGACCTGGTCATCGGCCCCAAAGGCATCCGCCAGTTGACCAGCCCGGATGCGAAG CCCACCTGCCTGGCTGAGTTCAAGCAGATCAAGTCCATCCGGTCCCTGCCGCTGGAGGACAACCAGGCCTTACTGCAGCTGACCATCGAGGGGGCCCCCCAG CCCTTGTCCATCAAGACCTCTTCCCTGGCGGAGGCTGAGAACATGGCGGACCTCATAGACGGCTACTGCCGGTTGCAGGGCGACCACCTGGGCCCCCTCATCGTCCACCCCCGGAAAG ATGGCGAGAAGCGGAGCAGCCTGCCCCAGATCCCCCTGCT GAACCTGGAGGCCCGGCGGTCACAGCTGTCGGAGAGCTGCAGCATAG AGTCGGACATCTACGCAGAGATCCCCGACGAGACCCTGCGAAGGTCGGGAG GCCCCCAGTACGGTGTCTCCCGGGAGGACGTGGTTCTGAATCGGATTCTCGGGGAAGGCTTCTTTGGGGAGGTCTACGAGGGGGTCTACACGAATCAC AAAGGGGAGAAAGTGCACGTGGCCGTGAAGACCTGTAAGAAGGACTGCACCCAGGACAACAAGGAGAAGTTCATGAGCGAGGCAG TGATCATGAAAAACCTGGACCACCCGCACATCGTCAAGCTCATCGGCATCATCGAGGAAGAGCCCATCTGGATCGTGATGGAGCTGTACGCCCACGGAGAG CTGGGCCACTACCTGGAGAGGAACAAGAGCTCCCTGAAGGTGCTCACGCTGGTCCTGTACTCGCTGCAGGTCTGCAAGGCCATGGCCTACCTGGAGAGCATCAACTGTGTGCACAG GGACATCGCCGTCCGGAACATCCTGGTGGCCTCCCCGGAGTGTGTGAAGCTGGGAGACTTTGGCCTTTCCCGGTACATTGAAGATGAGGAGTATTACAAAG CCTCTGTGACTCGTCTGCCCATCAAATGGATGTCTCCCGAGTCCATCAACTTCCGCCGCTTCACCACAGCCAGTGACGTCTGGATGTTTG CCGTGTGTATGTGGGAGATCCTGAGCTTCGGGAAGCAGCCCTTCTTTTGGCTGGAGAACAAGGATGTGATCGGGGTGCTGGAGAAGGGCGACCGGCTGCCCAAGCCAGACCTCTGCCCGCCCATCCTCTACACCCTCATGACCCGATGCTGGGACTACGACCCCAGCGAGCGGCCTCGCTTCACCGAGCTCGTGTGCAGCCTCAG TGACATCTACCAGATGGAGAAGGACATCGCGATGGAGCAGGAGAGGAGCGCCCGCTACAGACCCCCCAAAATCCTGGAGCCCACCGCCTTCCAGGAACCCCCACCCAAG cccagccggCCCAAGTACAGGCCCCCTCCTCCGCAGACCAACCTGCTGGCCCCCAAGCTGCAGTTCCAG GTGCCCGAGGGTCTGTGTGCCAGCTCGCCTACGCTCACCAGCCCCATGGAGTACCCATCTCCCGTAAACTCGTTGCACACCCCACCTCTCCATCGACACAATGTCTTCAAGCGACACAGCATGCGG GAGGAGGATTTCTTCCGTCCCAGcagcagggaggaggcccagcaGCTGTGGGAGGCAGAGAGGCTGAGGCTGCGCCAGGTGCTGGACACGCAGCAGAAGCAGATGGCCGAGGATTACCGCTGGCTGCGGCAGGAGGAGCGCTCCCTG GACCCCATGGTCTACATGAACGATAAGTCCCCGCTG ACCCCAGAGAAGGAAGCCGGCTACA CGGAGTTCACGGGGCCCCCCCAGAAGCCGCCACGGCTGGGCACGCAG AGCATCCAGCCCACAGCCAACCTGGACCGCACAGACGACCAGGTGTACCTGAACGTCATGGAGCTGGTGCGCGCCGTGCTGGAGCTCAAGGACGAGCTGGCGCAGCTGCCCCCCGAGAGCTACGTGCCGGTGGTGAAG AACGTGGGCCTGACTCTGCGGAAGCTCATCGGCAGCGTGGACAGcctcctgcccgccctgcccccagcatCCCGGACAGAG ATCGAGGGGACCCAGAAGCTGCTCAATAAGGACCTGGCTGAGCTCATCAACAAGATGCGGCTGGCGCAGCAGAACGCCGTGacgtccctgagcgcagagtgcAAGCGGCAGATGCTCACGGCCTCCCACACCCTGGCTGTGGACGCCAAGAATCTGCTGGACGCCGTGGACCAGGCCAAGATTCTGGCCAACCTGGCGCAGCCACCCCCGGAGTGa